A region of Salmo salar chromosome ssa17, Ssal_v3.1, whole genome shotgun sequence DNA encodes the following proteins:
- the LOC106576218 gene encoding enoyl-CoA hydratase domain-containing protein 3, mitochondrial isoform X1 has translation MLESLRGNILADIDSDDLRVIVISAKGPVFSSGHDLKELTSAQGRDYHTKVFQACSEVMTLIQDIPVPVIAMVNGVATAAGCQLVASCDIAVVTEKSTFATPGVNVGLFCSTPAVAIGRAVPKKVAMEMLFTGSPISAQDALLHGLVSKVVPEERLEEETLAIARRVCQASRPVVALGKATFHRQMAQGRDAAYATASRVMVDNLALRDGQEGIRAFIEKRKPVWTNKAEKANDE, from the exons ATGCTGGAATCACTGAGAGGCAACATCCTGGCAGACATCGACAGCGACGACCTCAGAGTCATTGTCATATCAG CTAAGGGACCAGTGTTCTCCTCTGGGCATGACCTGAAGGAGCTGACGTCAGCACAGGGCAGAGATTACCACACCAAGGTGTTTCAGGCCTGCTCAGAG GTTATGACCCTGATACAAGACATTCCCGTGCCTGTGATTGCCATGGTGAATGGGGTTGCCACAGCAGCAGGATGCCAGCTTGTTGCCAGTTGTGACATTGCCGTGGTGACGGAGAAGTCCACCTTCGCCACGCCAGGGGTCAACGTGGGTCTGTTCTGCTCAACACCAGCCGTGGCAATAGGAAGAGCTGTCCCCAAGAAg GTCGCCATGGAGATGCTGTTCACGGGAAGCCCGATCTCGGCCCAGGATGCTTTGCTGCACGGGCTGGTCAGTAAGGTGGTTCCTGAGGAGCGTCTAGAGGAGGAGACGTTAGCCATCGCACGGCGGGTCTGTCAGGCCAGCCGGCCCGTTGTAGCCCTTGGCAAGGCCACCTTCCAcag ACAGATGGCCCAGGGGCGGGATGCGGCCTACGCTACAGCCTCTCGTGTCATGGTGGATAACCTGGCTCTCAGAGACGGACAGGAGGGGATACGGGCCTTCATAGAGAAACGGAAGCCTGTGTGGACAAACAAAGCAGAGAAGGCCAATGACGAGTGA
- the LOC106576218 gene encoding enoyl-CoA hydratase domain-containing protein 3, mitochondrial isoform X2, with the protein MLESLRGNILADIDSDDLRVIVISAKGPVFSSGHDLKELTSAQGRDYHTKVFQACSEVMTLIQDIPVPVIAMVNGVATAAGCQLVASCDIAVVTEKSTFATPGVNVGLFCSTPAVAIGRAVPKKVAMEMLFTGSPISAQDALLHGLVSKVVPEERLEEETLAIARRVCQASRPVVALGKATFHRWPRGGMRPTLQPLVSWWITWLSETDRRGYGPS; encoded by the exons ATGCTGGAATCACTGAGAGGCAACATCCTGGCAGACATCGACAGCGACGACCTCAGAGTCATTGTCATATCAG CTAAGGGACCAGTGTTCTCCTCTGGGCATGACCTGAAGGAGCTGACGTCAGCACAGGGCAGAGATTACCACACCAAGGTGTTTCAGGCCTGCTCAGAG GTTATGACCCTGATACAAGACATTCCCGTGCCTGTGATTGCCATGGTGAATGGGGTTGCCACAGCAGCAGGATGCCAGCTTGTTGCCAGTTGTGACATTGCCGTGGTGACGGAGAAGTCCACCTTCGCCACGCCAGGGGTCAACGTGGGTCTGTTCTGCTCAACACCAGCCGTGGCAATAGGAAGAGCTGTCCCCAAGAAg GTCGCCATGGAGATGCTGTTCACGGGAAGCCCGATCTCGGCCCAGGATGCTTTGCTGCACGGGCTGGTCAGTAAGGTGGTTCCTGAGGAGCGTCTAGAGGAGGAGACGTTAGCCATCGCACGGCGGGTCTGTCAGGCCAGCCGGCCCGTTGTAGCCCTTGGCAAGGCCACCTTCCAcag ATGGCCCAGGGGCGGGATGCGGCCTACGCTACAGCCTCTCGTGTCATGGTGGATAACCTGGCTCTCAGAGACGGACAGGAGGGGATACGGGCCTTCATAG